The Candidatus Bathyarchaeota archaeon genomic interval TCACAGGCTAAGCACTGGATGCATTCTGGCTCCCGCACAGGGTCAGATTTACGTTCCGAAACAGGATGCCCCGGAGTGTCCACCCATTCATAGAGCGAAACCGGGCAAACATCAATGCATACACCATCGCCAGTGCAGACATCCCAATCTACAGCGGCATTAGTGCCATGAATTCCAAGTTTAGTTGGAGGCTCAACGGGGCCCCAGACTTTATGACCATTATGTTCACTTACGACTTTACGGTTTTTTTGAAAATCAGGATCAATAGGCAAAAAATTCACCACTAGAACCTCGGGGCAACGGCGTTATTAGGTTTTCTGCTTTCTGGGCGGCGTAAAGCATTTGGCGTAGGCAGTGACTAGTCTAGTAGAGTTATGTCGCAATATTTTTTTCCAAAGGGCATGCGTTACGCTACTATAGACGAACGTCTCGAATTCTACACTCAAGAATTCAATCTCCAAGGCGTTGCCGAATGGTTCTCAGACTGCGGCTTGGGCGGCGTCAAATTCGCCGTAATTATCGGTCGGCACACTAAGATTTTTCCCGAAAAATACCGACAAGACTATGCAACCACCATCATAATCGACGAGTACCCAAACCTCAGATACGTGCAGGCGCAAATTGTCGAGTTTCTCCCCGAGGCCGTCTACTACGACCGCAACCTCTACGACGCAGCCGACCACATCATAGGTCAAGAGTTGGCGTTTGATTTAGACCCCGAAAACATCACCTGCCCCATACATGGATCCTTAGAAGACAAGATGCGGCGGAAGCAGGGTCTGAGCTTTTGCGAGTTAGAGCTAAATATGGTTCGTAGTGAGGCTGCTGGATTGTTTGAATGGCTTGAGCATCGGTTCTCAGGCGTGAGAGTTGTGTATTCGGGGCGCGGTTTTCATCTGCATGTCTCGGACCCCCAAGCAACCCGCCTAAACACGCAGCAACGGCTGGAGTTGTCGCGGGAGGTCAAAGCCGCAGGTTTCCACATTGATGAATGGGTAACATCAGGCGAGTTCCGTCTTATTCGCTTGCCATTCAGCCTCAACGGTTTGGTCTCTCGGGTAGTGTTGCCGATAGAAAAAACCGAGTTAGCAAGCTTTGATGCCCTCCATGACCCGCGTTGCATCCCACGTTTTCTAAACAAATCACCTTAACGCTCAAAGTGAGTTTTGGCGTGTAAGCGGTTGTTATTGAAAGGTTTATCTGTTTTCTCTTCTTTTTGTAGGTGTATATTTGAGGGTTATTTATGGAACAGTTTGACATTATGGTAGTTGGCTCGGGGTCAGGCATGTTGGTGGCTTCCGCAGCCGTGGAACAAGGCTTCAAAGTCGCAGTTGTAGAGCACGGAAAAATGGGCGGCACCTGCATAAACGTAGGCTGCGTCCCCTCCAAAATGCTGATTTACCCCGCCGATGTGCTTGTCACCCTCAAAGACGCCGAAAAACTCGGTATCCACGCAACCGTCAACTCCGTAGACTTCTCCACTATCATGTCTCGGATGCGCGAATTGACCACGCATGATTCGGGGCATCAAGCCGCAGCCGTCGAAGCCACCCCCAACATGAAGTGGTACAAAGAAACCGGCGAATTCATCGACGACTACACCATGCAAGTCGGCAACCAAACCATAAAAGCCAAAACCATATTCATCGTCTCGGGCGCACGCACACTCATACCCCCAATAAAAGGTCTCAAAGAAGTCAACTACCTCACCAGCGACACCGTCTTAAACCTCCAAACCCCACCCAAAAGCATCCTCATCGTCGGCGGAGGCTACATCGGAATGGAATACGGACACTTCTTCTCGGCGCTCGGCATCAAAACCACCGTCCTC includes:
- a CDS encoding DNA primase, with the protein product MSQYFFPKGMRYATIDERLEFYTQEFNLQGVAEWFSDCGLGGVKFAVIIGRHTKIFPEKYRQDYATTIIIDEYPNLRYVQAQIVEFLPEAVYYDRNLYDAADHIIGQELAFDLDPENITCPIHGSLEDKMRRKQGLSFCELELNMVRSEAAGLFEWLEHRFSGVRVVYSGRGFHLHVSDPQATRLNTQQRLELSREVKAAGFHIDEWVTSGEFRLIRLPFSLNGLVSRVVLPIEKTELASFDALHDPRCIPRFLNKSP
- a CDS encoding 4Fe-4S binding protein; amino-acid sequence: MPIDPDFQKNRKVVSEHNGHKVWGPVEPPTKLGIHGTNAAVDWDVCTGDGVCIDVCPVSLYEWVDTPGHPVSERKSDPVREPECIQCLACEMQCPAAAIKITPP